A region of Pasteurellaceae bacterium Orientalotternb1 DNA encodes the following proteins:
- a CDS encoding transcriptional repressor — MSEENIKLLKKVGLKVTEPRLTILELMQNTREQMQHFSAEDIYKLLLEQKSEIGLATVYRVLNQFEEVDILTRHNFDANKAVYELNLHQEHDHIICMDCGKVFEFKDPDMERRQREISQQHGMELANHSLYLYGKCSNIQKCDEKDKN; from the coding sequence ATGTCTGAAGAAAATATCAAGCTGTTGAAAAAAGTTGGTTTGAAAGTGACTGAACCACGCTTAACTATTCTAGAGTTGATGCAAAATACTCGTGAACAGATGCAACACTTCTCTGCTGAAGATATTTATAAACTCTTGCTTGAACAAAAATCCGAAATTGGGTTAGCCACCGTTTACCGTGTGCTTAACCAATTTGAAGAAGTGGATATTTTGACTCGCCATAATTTCGATGCCAATAAAGCCGTTTATGAGCTGAATTTACATCAAGAACATGACCACATCATCTGTATGGATTGTGGTAAAGTATTTGAGTTTAAAGATCCTGATATGGAACGCCGTCAGCGTGAAATCAGCCAACAACACGGAATGGAATTGGCAAATCACAGTCTGTATTTATACGGTAAATGTAGCAATATTCAAAAATGTGATGAAAAAGACAAAAACTAA
- a CDS encoding flavodoxin, protein MAVVGLFYGSDTGNTENISKMIQKQLGAELVDIRDIAKSTKEDIEAYDFLLIGIPTWYYGESQADWDDFMPTLKEIDFTDKVVGIFGCGDQEDYAEYFCDAMGTVRDVIEPNGGVIVGHWPTEGYSFEASQALVDENTFVGLCIDEDRQPELTEERVNRWCKQIFDEMYLAELA, encoded by the coding sequence ATGGCAGTTGTTGGCTTATTTTACGGTTCTGATACCGGAAACACAGAAAACATTTCAAAAATGATCCAAAAGCAGCTCGGTGCAGAGCTTGTTGATATTCGTGATATCGCCAAAAGTACCAAAGAAGATATCGAAGCCTACGATTTCTTACTCATCGGCATTCCAACGTGGTACTACGGTGAATCGCAAGCCGATTGGGACGACTTTATGCCAACCTTAAAAGAAATTGATTTTACAGATAAAGTGGTTGGTATTTTCGGCTGTGGCGACCAAGAAGACTACGCAGAATATTTCTGTGATGCAATGGGTACAGTACGTGATGTTATCGAACCAAATGGCGGCGTAATCGTAGGTCATTGGCCAACAGAAGGTTACAGCTTTGAAGCCTCACAAGCACTCGTTGATGAAAATACTTTTGTTGGTTTATGTATTGATGAAGATCGCCAACCAGAGCTCACAGAAGAACGTGTAAACCGTTGGTGTAAACAAATTTTCGATGAAATGTATTTAGCCGAATTAGCCTAA
- a CDS encoding LexA family transcriptional regulator, which yields MAKQDSDCITLDLFENLPKVGRPRTNPLSREQQLRINKRNQLRRDRSSGLRRVELKLHSDLVLALEEQAIAQGISRGQLIEQILHHHINV from the coding sequence ATGGCAAAACAAGACTCAGATTGTATAACCCTTGATCTGTTCGAAAACCTGCCAAAAGTTGGGCGTCCCCGCACCAATCCGCTTAGCCGAGAACAACAGCTCCGCATCAATAAACGTAATCAACTCAGACGAGATCGCTCATCTGGATTACGACGTGTGGAACTCAAGCTCCATTCGGATTTAGTGCTTGCGTTGGAAGAACAAGCAATCGCACAAGGGATTTCTCGCGGACAGTTAATTGAACAGATTTTACATCATCACATCAATGTCTAA
- a CDS encoding PTS N-acetylmuramic acid transporter subunits IIBC, translated as MSHINDAIIQRLVEHLGGTGNIQSVTNCMTRLRVSVQNPDLVVQQQLKGIEGVLGVVNAEEQIQIILGPAKANKAAEMMNAYLQQSPSLAQVSRANKQQIKAQQTNPIQQFFTKFATIFTPLISGFIAAGLLLGIATLLQQLFVTGVSEPNTTLVALINYMKVFSKGLFSFLSILIGYNATKAFGGSGVNGAILASFFILTYHPDAKGIYSGLSDFFGLAIDPRGNIIGVLIAAIVGAKVENWVRKFVPDNLDMVLTSTITLLIMGCFTFLVIMPIGVVLFDGMSWLFNHLNGNPFGSAVLAGLFLIAVMLGIHQGFVPVYFALVETQGFNALFPILAMAGAGQVGAALALYVKANKDSLLRSQIKGAIIPGFLGIGEPLIYGVTLPRVKPFITACIGGAAGGFTIGLIASLGFPMGLNTVFGPSGLLAVPLMTSNSGIFPAMGVYLFGTLVAYITGFATTYLFATKNVDLS; from the coding sequence ATGTCCCATATCAATGATGCAATAATTCAACGTTTAGTTGAACATTTAGGTGGAACTGGAAACATTCAGAGTGTCACAAATTGTATGACAAGGTTACGTGTGAGTGTTCAAAATCCAGACCTTGTCGTCCAACAGCAACTAAAAGGCATTGAAGGAGTATTAGGTGTCGTCAATGCAGAAGAGCAAATTCAAATTATTTTAGGTCCAGCTAAAGCCAATAAAGCGGCTGAAATGATGAACGCATATTTGCAGCAATCTCCGTCTTTAGCTCAAGTTTCACGAGCAAATAAGCAACAAATCAAAGCCCAACAAACAAATCCTATTCAACAATTTTTCACAAAATTCGCTACGATTTTTACGCCACTCATTTCAGGCTTTATTGCAGCAGGGCTTTTGCTCGGGATTGCCACTCTGCTACAACAACTATTTGTCACTGGCGTTTCAGAACCAAACACAACTTTAGTCGCACTGATTAATTATATGAAAGTGTTTAGTAAGGGGTTGTTTAGTTTTCTCAGTATTTTGATTGGTTACAATGCGACTAAAGCTTTTGGAGGTTCAGGTGTCAATGGGGCAATTTTAGCGTCGTTCTTTATTTTGACTTACCACCCTGATGCAAAAGGCATTTATTCGGGATTGAGTGACTTTTTCGGCTTAGCGATTGATCCAAGAGGCAATATTATTGGGGTGTTGATTGCCGCAATCGTAGGGGCAAAAGTAGAGAATTGGGTCAGAAAGTTTGTGCCAGACAACCTAGATATGGTATTGACCTCCACCATTACGTTACTCATCATGGGGTGTTTTACTTTCTTGGTGATTATGCCTATTGGTGTAGTGCTATTTGATGGAATGTCTTGGCTATTTAACCATTTAAACGGCAATCCGTTTGGCAGTGCGGTGTTAGCAGGGCTATTCTTGATCGCGGTGATGTTAGGCATTCACCAAGGTTTTGTTCCTGTTTATTTCGCATTAGTTGAAACGCAAGGATTTAACGCTCTTTTCCCCATTTTGGCAATGGCAGGTGCAGGACAAGTTGGGGCAGCATTAGCATTGTACGTTAAAGCGAATAAAGACTCTTTGTTGCGTTCACAAATTAAAGGAGCCATTATTCCTGGTTTCTTGGGGATTGGTGAGCCTTTGATTTATGGGGTGACGTTACCACGCGTGAAACCGTTTATTACGGCGTGTATCGGTGGTGCCGCAGGTGGTTTTACAATCGGATTGATTGCTTCTCTCGGCTTCCCAATGGGACTAAACACCGTGTTTGGTCCATCAGGCTTGTTGGCGGTGCCATTAATGACATCAAATAGCGGTATTTTCCCTGCAATGGGCGTTTATCTATTTGGTACTCTTGTGGCGTATATCACGGGATTTGCTACCACTTACTTGTTTGCCACGAAGAACGTAGATTTAAGCTAA
- the fis gene encoding Fis family transcriptional regulator (Stimulates excision of phage lambda; affects Mu development; acts as an activator of rRNA and iRNA transcription) has protein sequence MLEQEKTSPLTVSMLNSHAQQVNKPLRDNVKQAVRNYLAQLNGEDPTELYELVLSEIEHPMLDIVMQYTRGNQTRAATMLGINRGTLRKKLKKYGMG, from the coding sequence ATGTTAGAACAAGAAAAAACAAGTCCATTAACAGTGTCAATGTTAAATTCACACGCTCAACAAGTGAATAAACCATTGCGTGACAATGTTAAACAAGCCGTAAGAAATTACCTAGCTCAATTAAATGGTGAAGATCCAACTGAACTATATGAGTTGGTACTTTCTGAAATCGAGCATCCAATGTTAGACATCGTAATGCAATACACTCGTGGTAACCAAACCCGTGCGGCAACAATGTTAGGCATCAACCGTGGGACATTACGTAAAAAGCTAAAAAAGTACGGTATGGGCTAA
- a CDS encoding tRNA dihydrouridine synthase DusB: MRIGQYEIKNRIFLAPMAGITDQPFRRLCSQLGAGLTFSEMMSTNPDVWHTEKSKLRLSHHQEIGINAVQIAGSDPAEMAMAAKVNVEYGAEIIDINMGCPAKKVNKKMAGSALLREPELVSRILDAVVNAVDVPVTLKIRTGWDPENRNCLEIANIAEQAGISALTIHGRTRSCLFEGEAEYDSIKAVKQAVSIPIIANGDITTAEKAQQVLAYTQADAVMIGRGSYGCPWLFEEIGDFLEHGQINELPLEQKCQLMLKHIEDLHHFYGEEKGYRIARKHVGWYSENLSPNSNFRRTFNALETTKDQLKALEDFVKSIR; encoded by the coding sequence ATGCGTATAGGACAGTATGAAATTAAGAATCGTATTTTCCTAGCACCGATGGCGGGAATTACTGACCAACCGTTTCGTCGATTATGTAGCCAACTTGGTGCAGGTTTAACCTTTTCAGAGATGATGTCCACTAATCCTGATGTATGGCATACCGAGAAATCGAAGTTGCGATTATCGCATCATCAAGAAATCGGAATTAACGCTGTGCAAATAGCAGGATCTGATCCCGCAGAAATGGCTATGGCGGCAAAAGTAAATGTGGAATATGGGGCAGAGATTATTGATATCAATATGGGCTGCCCAGCTAAAAAGGTGAACAAAAAAATGGCTGGATCAGCCTTGTTGCGTGAGCCTGAATTAGTGAGTCGCATTTTAGATGCTGTCGTCAATGCCGTTGATGTTCCTGTGACACTAAAAATTAGAACGGGTTGGGATCCTGAAAACCGAAATTGCTTAGAAATCGCTAACATTGCAGAACAAGCAGGCATTTCCGCTCTTACTATTCACGGACGAACTCGTAGCTGTCTGTTTGAAGGAGAAGCAGAGTATGACTCAATTAAGGCAGTAAAGCAGGCAGTTTCGATTCCAATTATTGCTAATGGTGATATAACCACTGCGGAAAAAGCTCAACAAGTATTAGCTTATACTCAAGCTGATGCTGTGATGATTGGACGTGGAAGTTATGGGTGTCCTTGGCTATTTGAGGAAATTGGAGACTTTCTAGAGCACGGACAGATTAACGAGTTGCCGCTCGAACAAAAATGCCAATTGATGTTGAAGCATATCGAAGATCTTCATCACTTTTACGGTGAAGAGAAAGGTTATCGAATTGCACGTAAGCATGTAGGCTGGTATAGCGAAAACTTAAGTCCAAACTCAAATTTTAGACGTACTTTTAATGCTTTAGAGACGACAAAAGATCAACTTAAAGCGTTAGAAGATTTTGTAAAATCGATTCGCTAG
- a CDS encoding protease SohB, with product MWKEILLNYGIFLLELLTVFGVVAVIVMLILDSRKQPENGAITITNLTEKYKDQVKILSSFFLSEAELKHQEKLEKKAEKEKAKAEKKRLKEGEENLEQSKSRLFVLDFHGDIHASDVSSLRKEIDAVISLANPEKDEVLLKLESPGGVVHGYGLAASQLQRLKTHQIPLTVAVDKVAASGGYMMACVADKIVSAPFAVIGSVGVVAQVPNIHRLLKKHDVDVDVMTAGEYKRTVTLVGENTEKGKQKFQQELEETHELFKQFVAEHRPQLDVAKIATGEHWFGQQAIGLQLVDAISTSDDLILDAVKEKDVIELKYRHKKKLRQRLGDQIESHLERLIAKLWHKSRSPML from the coding sequence ATGTGGAAAGAAATTTTACTTAACTATGGCATTTTCTTATTGGAATTGCTGACGGTGTTTGGTGTAGTTGCGGTGATTGTGATGTTGATTCTAGATAGCCGTAAACAGCCTGAAAATGGGGCGATTACGATCACCAATTTAACCGAGAAATATAAAGATCAGGTTAAAATTTTATCGAGCTTTTTCTTAAGTGAAGCAGAGCTGAAGCACCAAGAAAAGTTAGAAAAGAAAGCAGAAAAAGAGAAAGCAAAGGCAGAGAAAAAGCGTTTAAAAGAAGGCGAAGAGAATCTCGAACAAAGCAAATCTCGCCTGTTTGTGTTAGATTTCCATGGCGACATTCACGCAAGTGATGTCAGTTCATTACGCAAAGAAATTGATGCGGTGATTAGCCTTGCGAACCCTGAAAAAGATGAAGTACTGCTCAAATTAGAAAGCCCAGGTGGCGTGGTACACGGTTATGGCTTGGCAGCATCGCAATTACAACGGTTGAAAACGCATCAAATTCCGCTTACCGTTGCCGTTGATAAAGTTGCAGCAAGCGGTGGTTATATGATGGCGTGTGTGGCGGATAAAATCGTCTCTGCCCCTTTTGCAGTGATTGGTTCGGTGGGCGTGGTCGCTCAAGTACCCAATATTCACCGTTTGTTGAAAAAGCACGATGTCGATGTGGATGTGATGACGGCAGGTGAATATAAACGCACTGTTACTTTAGTTGGCGAAAACACCGAAAAAGGCAAACAGAAATTCCAGCAGGAATTAGAAGAAACGCACGAGTTATTCAAGCAATTTGTGGCAGAGCATCGCCCACAATTAGATGTGGCGAAAATTGCCACGGGCGAACATTGGTTTGGGCAACAAGCGATCGGTTTGCAGCTTGTTGATGCGATTTCAACTAGCGATGATTTAATTCTTGACGCAGTGAAAGAAAAAGACGTTATTGAATTGAAATATCGCCATAAAAAGAAACTTCGTCAGAGATTAGGCGATCAAATCGAAAGCCATTTAGAGCGTTTAATTGCAAAGCTATGGCATAAGAGCCGTTCGCCAATGTTATAA
- a CDS encoding thiosulfate sulfurtransferase yields the protein MEDTFKEITPQEAWEMMQNEDAVLVDIRDNIRFSHSHPQDAFHLTNHSYGKFLDEYDFDQPILVSCYHGVSSRNTAQFLVEQGFERVYSVKGGFDGWVRAELPVEMGY from the coding sequence ATGGAAGACACTTTTAAAGAAATCACTCCACAAGAAGCGTGGGAGATGATGCAAAATGAAGATGCGGTGTTGGTCGATATTCGTGACAACATTCGCTTTAGCCACAGCCATCCGCAAGATGCGTTTCATTTAACCAATCACAGCTACGGCAAATTTTTAGATGAATACGATTTTGACCAGCCAATTTTAGTTAGTTGCTATCACGGTGTCAGCAGCCGTAACACCGCACAATTCCTTGTTGAACAAGGCTTTGAACGAGTGTATAGCGTCAAGGGTGGTTTTGACGGTTGGGTTCGTGCCGAATTGCCCGTGGAAATGGGATATTGA
- a CDS encoding TonB-system energizer ExbB — protein MEQLFQFLQQYIDYIILGLLALMSLILFANVIERVLFYKKVNVNQYDTLQELEIDLTYNLTTISTIGSNAPYIGLLGTVIGILLTFYELGHSGGNIDAASIMVHLSLALKATAVGILVAIPAMMFYNGFGRKVEENKLKWQALAAKRG, from the coding sequence ATGGAACAGCTTTTTCAATTTTTACAACAATACATCGACTACATCATTCTCGGTTTGCTTGCCTTAATGAGCCTGATTTTATTCGCCAATGTGATTGAGCGAGTGCTGTTCTATAAAAAAGTGAATGTGAACCAATACGACACGCTGCAAGAGTTGGAAATCGATCTCACCTACAATCTCACCACCATTTCAACTATCGGCTCAAACGCCCCTTACATTGGCTTGCTCGGTACCGTGATTGGTATTTTACTGACTTTCTATGAATTAGGGCATTCAGGCGGCAACATTGATGCGGCGTCTATTATGGTGCATTTATCCCTTGCGTTAAAAGCGACGGCAGTGGGGATTTTAGTCGCCATTCCTGCAATGATGTTCTACAACGGTTTCGGTCGCAAAGTGGAAGAAAACAAACTCAAATGGCAAGCCCTTGCTGCAAAACGTGGCTAA